The following are encoded together in the Osmia lignaria lignaria isolate PbOS001 chromosome 6, iyOsmLign1, whole genome shotgun sequence genome:
- the LOC117601526 gene encoding uncharacterized protein LOC117601526, which yields MPETAIITKSISSLNAPKGSREESNHFLAEKRLARCIQRKFQKCSQLPIRCQKPGSYYRPPKTSFRLTGLTTISRTSPINTAKSCPDNSTCNSIFCVIGTPCCRKSLSMSDLSPSIMEAETGDLRSNSSSTTERIDEGDKVKDIAGNDIGITVGIKNWMDGFVSEEGGSRFFQNPEKAANLVCHVLMLNAWRRRRKEILDFRRTIDNLNQQVKNLHLQIIVLRRLLDTENGRVCKLTNEVRHVRIQFDETLKEKDALKTETEKMEGEIRRLSELSEERLVTAENVRNELLTVQTQLQSLDEQLSKDREKLLKLREDKKILLEKVTASETLAIERGARADKAESVGEELQMKLATQIGLVESLKQQIQQYAKELKSKEEEKSKLEKRLKSSEETGRSLHLRTVFLEAQLADRETTLRRVESSCISQLAELNELRERLIRQSQEGGWSSRMLQLAGSVVRAPRAILRTLLSSTGPVLTS from the exons ATGCCAGAAACTGCAATCATAACGAAAAGTATATCTTCCCTGAATGCTCCGAAGGGCAGCAGGGAAGAATCAAATCATTTTCTCGCCGAGAAGAGATTGGCGCGATGCATCCAACGTAAATTTCAAAAGTGTTCCCAACTCCCTATACGATGTCAGAAACCCGGTTCTTACTATCGCCCACCGAAGACCTCCTTCAGATTGACTGGCTTAACAACGATAAGTCGTACATCTCCGATTAACACGGCCAAAAGTTGTCCAGATAATTCAACATGTAACTCAATCTTCTGCGTGATTGGTACGCCATGCTGCAGAAAAAGCTTGTCCATGAGTGATCTTTCACCGTCGATAATGGAGGCTGAGACCGGTGACCTCAG ATCAAATAGTAGTTCGACCACGGAGAGAATCGACGAAGGTGATAAAGTTAAAGACATTGCTGGTAACGACATCGGGATTACTGTCGGTATTAAAAATTGGATGGATGGTTTCGTGTCCGAGGAAGGGGGCTCACGATTCTTTCAGAATCCAGAAAAGGCTGCGAATTTGGTGTGCCACGTGCTTATGCTGAACGCCTGGAGGCGTAGACGCAAGGAAATCTTGGATTTTCGTCGAACGATCGACAATTTGAATCAGCAAGTGAAAAATCTTCATCTGCAGATCATCGTATTGCGTCGGTTGCTCGATACAGAGAATGGCCGCGTCTGTAAGCTAACTAACGAGGTTCGTCACGTTAGAATTCagttcgatgaaacgttgaaagAAAAGGATGCACTGAAAAcg GAGACTGAGAAAATGGAGGGAGAGATCAGGCGTCTGAGCGAGTTATCCGAGGAGAGGTTGGTCACGGCGGAGAACGTGCGAAATGAATTGCTTACCGTGCAAACTCAACTGCAGTCACTCGACGAACAGCTTTCGAAGGATAgagaaaaattgttgaaattacgCGAAGATAAAAAGATACTTCTAGAAAAg GTAACAGCCAGCGAAACTCTAGCTATTGAACGAGGAGCGAGAGCGGACAAAGCAGAATCAGTTGGTGAGGAATTGCAGATGAAATTAGCTACGCAGATTGGACTGGTTGAATCTTTAAAGCAACAAATACAGCAATACGCAAA GGAATTGAAAAGCAAAGAGGAAGAGAAATCGAAATTAGAGAAACGCTTAAAATCATCAGAAGAAACAGGAAGATCTCTACATTTGCGCACAGTTTTCTTGGAAGCTCAACTAGCCGACCGAGAAACAACCTTGCGTCGCGTAGAGTCATCGTGCATTTCCCAATT AGCGGAATTGAACGAATTGAGAGAACGTCTAATACGGCAGTCTCAAGAGGGGGGTTGGAGTAGCAGAATGCTTCAGCTTGCTGGTAGCGTTGTACGTGCACCCAGAGCCATTTTACGTACCCTGTTATCATCTACAGGTCCAGTGTTGACTTCTTAA
- the LOC117601514 gene encoding apoptosis-resistant E3 ubiquitin protein ligase 1 isoform X2 — MPDKNRGCRDGQRDKDIFADEISSIGMSLRPSGSASSGISTLASCGEVDALPELPAQDEERLQRAARLLQQRLVLRQWLTDHGLHSHYQKLMQMEVMSLEDVYWVEENTVRTAFGKDLQRWNEARQTLPISKEDLETLKADLWSAVVKNSQHQDAWTWGGMLVVSVSVAGLVTLAAMTQPALAPEAKHSLLQYVTGKYLLPSNCRVHFEWDEPQLVGETMTFTVKFYQRNGQPYPICDKDNLIVEVTEGTRRVATLIELGGTDPLAANTAVVKFTVRHAGQYRIAVLIGSCHVHGSPFLKNFLPGPPDPNKTVFVRQSSTVVCTAGIAHSMTIEPRDEYDNLCIFRNGDSPTEGYQINITQIGNAADKSSVTNCSIQLDYGSPIQRIRLKVSFPKGGCYHATVSLAGLQLHNGDFDIIVLESDVARMVHHNVASKDPDICYAAKLLGMQGEKFSKPKKVFCFISPKQLTIKEYLLRIIPKRLVTFRLCPSTKFHFDCSNNQYDGYDSFSIDDGCQPPVELISLYRDIIAATFTLFLLKNIGGSETFADKQDFFYHEVRKHHQKHYHEKLSMKVQRDKLLESSMKATKGFSVSDWCRNFEITFQGEQGVDWGGVRREWFELICAALFDSGNGLFASFGESQQALVHPNSKRPQHLKLKHYEFAGRIVGKCLYESALGGSYRQLVRARFTRSFLAQIIGLRVHYKYFEQDDPDLYLSKIKYILENDVEEMELYFVEEEYDKDGQLLKVAELIPGGSKIRVTNDTKLRYLDALAQHRLASSIRNEVEHFLRGLNELIPDNLLGIFDENELELLLCGTGEYSVADLRAHHIANGSTPEFLRVLDWFWTAVSNFTREEMARLLQFTTGCSQLPPGGFQQLSPRFQITAAPTFANLPTAHTCFNQLCLPDYECYDHFERALLLAISEGTEGFGMI, encoded by the exons ATGCCGGACAAAAATCGAGGCTGCCGGGATGGACAACGCGACAAAGATATCTTTGCCGACGAGATATCGTCCATCGGCATGTCGCTGCGGCCCAGCGGTAGCGCTTCTTCCG GTATCTCAACCCTTGCAAGCTGTGGCGAAGTGGACGCGTTGCCAGAATTACCGGCACAGGACGAGGAACGATTGCAACGCGCTGCACGTTTACTGCAACAGAGACTGGTTTTACGTCAGTGGTTGACGGACCATGGCCTGCATAGCCATTACCAAAA GTTGATGCAGATGGAAGTGATGTCTCTGGAGGACGTGTACTGGGTGGAGGAGAACACGGTACGGACAGCTTTTGGCAAAGATCTACAACGATGGAACGAGGCCAGACAGACATTGCCTATTTCAAAGGAAGATTTAGAAACCCTGAAGGCTGATCTGTGGAGTGCCGTTGTCAAAAACAGCCAACATCAAGACGCCTGGACATGGG GTGGTATGTTGGTAGTTTCTGTGTCGGTAGCAGGGCTAGTGACCCTGGCTGCTATGACACAGCCAGCTCTAGCACCGGAAGCAAAACACTCCCTCCTGCAGTATGTGACTGGAAAGTATTTATTACCAAGCAACTGCCGCGTTCACTTTGAATGGGATGAGCCACAGCTCGTAGGAGAGACAATGACTTTTACCGTGAAG TTCTATCAACGCAACGGCCAACCGTATCCAATCTGCGACAAGGACAATTTAATCGTAGAAGTCACAGAAGGAACGCGAAGGGTGGCTACCCTGATAGAGTTGGGAGGCACCGACCCCTTAGCTGCAAACACCGCAGTGGTCAAGTTTACTGTCCGGCATGCTGGACAATATCGAATAGCCGTACTTATTGGTTCGTGTCACGTACACGGAAGCCCATTTCTTAAGAATTTTCTTCCCG GTCCTCCGGATCCAAACAAGACCGTCTTCGTACGTCAAAGTTCTACGGTAGTTTGTACAGCTGGAATTGCACACTCTATGACGATAGAGCCACGAGATGAATACGATAATTTGTGTATATTTAGAAACGGCGATAGTCCTACGGAAGGATACCAAATCAATATTACTCAG ATTGGCAATGCAGCGGATAAATCATCGGTAACCAATTGTAGTATACAACTCGATTATGGCTCTCCAATTCAAAGGATTCGATTGAAAGTTAGCTTTCCGAAGGGTGGTTGTTATCATGCAACAGTCAGTTTAGCTGGACTACAATTGCATAACGGGGATTTTGACATCATTGTACTCGAAA GTGATGTTGCAAGGATGGTACACCACAACGTGGCCTCAAAAGACCCCGATATTTGTTATGCTGCGAAATTATTGGGTATGCAAGGCGAAAAGTTTTCAAAACCGAAAAAAGTTTTCTGTTTCATTTCACCCAAGCAGCTTACGATCAAGGAATATTTATTGAGAATAATTCCGAAAAGACTAGTTACTTTCAGGCTTTGTCCATCTACTAAA TTCCATTTTGATTGTTCGAATAATCAGTACGATGGTTACGATTCATTTTCTATCGACGATGGATGTCAACCACCTGTCGAATTAATTTCTTTGTACCGGGATATAATAGCCGCTACGTTTACGTTGTTCCTTTTGAAAAATATAGGGGGAAGCGAAACATTCGCTGACAAGCAAGATTTCTTTTATCATGAAGTTCGAAAGCATCATCAGAAACATTATCATGAAAAGCTTTCGATGAAAGTTCAACGGGACAAATTATTGGAGTCG TCTATGAAAGCCACCAAAGGATTTTCCGTGAGCGATTGGTGCCGGAATTTCGAAATTACCTTTCAAGGGGAACAGG GTGTTGATTGGGGAGGTGTAAGGCGAGAATGGTTCGAACTAATTTGTGCGGCTCTATTCGATTCAGGAAACGGCTTATTCGCGTCCTTTGGAGAATCACAACAAGCTTTAGTACATCCTAATAGTAAACGGCCTCAACACCTTAAACTAAAACACTACGAGTTTGCAGGAAGAATCGTGGGAAAATGCCTATATGAATCCGCGCTTGGTGGCTCCTATCGCCAATTAGTGCGTGCAAGATTCACAAGATCATTTCTTGCACAAATCATAGGCCTCAGAGTGCACTATAAA TATTTCGAGCAAGATGATCCGGACCTATACCTGAGCAAGATAAAATATATTCTTGAGAACGATGTTGAGGAAATGGAATTGTATTTTGTAGAAGAAGAGTACGATAAAGACGGTCAATTATTAAAA GTAGCTGAACTAATCCCAGGTGGTAGCAAGATCCGAGTCACCAACGACACAAAACTGCGTTATTTGGATGCACTGGCGCAACATAGACTCGCCAGTTCTATACGAAACGAAGTAGAACATTTTTTAAGGGGCCTGAACGAGCTAATCCCCGATAACCTTTTAGGCATATTTGATGAAAATGAACTGGAA TTGTTACTGTGTGGGACTGGAGAATACAGCGTTGCAGATCTACGCGCCCATCATATAGCTAATGGAAGTACTCCAGAGTTTCTCAGAGTTCTCGATTGGTTTTGGACAGCAGTTAGTAACTTCACGCGGGAAGAGATGGCCCGATTATTGCAATTCACTACAGGTTGCTCGCAGTTACCACCCGGTGGATTTCAACAACTAAGTCCACGATTTCAGATCACAGCAGCACCAACATTTGCTAATTTGCCTACAGCGCACACTTG CTTTAATCAACTCTGCTTACCCGATTACGAATGTTACGATCACTTTGAACGTGCTTTATTATTAGCGATTAGCGAGGGTACCGAAGGTTTTGGTATGATTTAA
- the LOC117601514 gene encoding apoptosis-resistant E3 ubiquitin protein ligase 1 isoform X1 — MARWSTVLSGVFLALSMVLSLGKLLMLATGNGNNGDLTEADQWLAEIGLKQYRPLFKKKGISTLASCGEVDALPELPAQDEERLQRAARLLQQRLVLRQWLTDHGLHSHYQKLMQMEVMSLEDVYWVEENTVRTAFGKDLQRWNEARQTLPISKEDLETLKADLWSAVVKNSQHQDAWTWGGMLVVSVSVAGLVTLAAMTQPALAPEAKHSLLQYVTGKYLLPSNCRVHFEWDEPQLVGETMTFTVKFYQRNGQPYPICDKDNLIVEVTEGTRRVATLIELGGTDPLAANTAVVKFTVRHAGQYRIAVLIGSCHVHGSPFLKNFLPGPPDPNKTVFVRQSSTVVCTAGIAHSMTIEPRDEYDNLCIFRNGDSPTEGYQINITQIGNAADKSSVTNCSIQLDYGSPIQRIRLKVSFPKGGCYHATVSLAGLQLHNGDFDIIVLESDVARMVHHNVASKDPDICYAAKLLGMQGEKFSKPKKVFCFISPKQLTIKEYLLRIIPKRLVTFRLCPSTKFHFDCSNNQYDGYDSFSIDDGCQPPVELISLYRDIIAATFTLFLLKNIGGSETFADKQDFFYHEVRKHHQKHYHEKLSMKVQRDKLLESSMKATKGFSVSDWCRNFEITFQGEQGVDWGGVRREWFELICAALFDSGNGLFASFGESQQALVHPNSKRPQHLKLKHYEFAGRIVGKCLYESALGGSYRQLVRARFTRSFLAQIIGLRVHYKYFEQDDPDLYLSKIKYILENDVEEMELYFVEEEYDKDGQLLKVAELIPGGSKIRVTNDTKLRYLDALAQHRLASSIRNEVEHFLRGLNELIPDNLLGIFDENELELLLCGTGEYSVADLRAHHIANGSTPEFLRVLDWFWTAVSNFTREEMARLLQFTTGCSQLPPGGFQQLSPRFQITAAPTFANLPTAHTCFNQLCLPDYECYDHFERALLLAISEGTEGFGMI, encoded by the exons GTATCTCAACCCTTGCAAGCTGTGGCGAAGTGGACGCGTTGCCAGAATTACCGGCACAGGACGAGGAACGATTGCAACGCGCTGCACGTTTACTGCAACAGAGACTGGTTTTACGTCAGTGGTTGACGGACCATGGCCTGCATAGCCATTACCAAAA GTTGATGCAGATGGAAGTGATGTCTCTGGAGGACGTGTACTGGGTGGAGGAGAACACGGTACGGACAGCTTTTGGCAAAGATCTACAACGATGGAACGAGGCCAGACAGACATTGCCTATTTCAAAGGAAGATTTAGAAACCCTGAAGGCTGATCTGTGGAGTGCCGTTGTCAAAAACAGCCAACATCAAGACGCCTGGACATGGG GTGGTATGTTGGTAGTTTCTGTGTCGGTAGCAGGGCTAGTGACCCTGGCTGCTATGACACAGCCAGCTCTAGCACCGGAAGCAAAACACTCCCTCCTGCAGTATGTGACTGGAAAGTATTTATTACCAAGCAACTGCCGCGTTCACTTTGAATGGGATGAGCCACAGCTCGTAGGAGAGACAATGACTTTTACCGTGAAG TTCTATCAACGCAACGGCCAACCGTATCCAATCTGCGACAAGGACAATTTAATCGTAGAAGTCACAGAAGGAACGCGAAGGGTGGCTACCCTGATAGAGTTGGGAGGCACCGACCCCTTAGCTGCAAACACCGCAGTGGTCAAGTTTACTGTCCGGCATGCTGGACAATATCGAATAGCCGTACTTATTGGTTCGTGTCACGTACACGGAAGCCCATTTCTTAAGAATTTTCTTCCCG GTCCTCCGGATCCAAACAAGACCGTCTTCGTACGTCAAAGTTCTACGGTAGTTTGTACAGCTGGAATTGCACACTCTATGACGATAGAGCCACGAGATGAATACGATAATTTGTGTATATTTAGAAACGGCGATAGTCCTACGGAAGGATACCAAATCAATATTACTCAG ATTGGCAATGCAGCGGATAAATCATCGGTAACCAATTGTAGTATACAACTCGATTATGGCTCTCCAATTCAAAGGATTCGATTGAAAGTTAGCTTTCCGAAGGGTGGTTGTTATCATGCAACAGTCAGTTTAGCTGGACTACAATTGCATAACGGGGATTTTGACATCATTGTACTCGAAA GTGATGTTGCAAGGATGGTACACCACAACGTGGCCTCAAAAGACCCCGATATTTGTTATGCTGCGAAATTATTGGGTATGCAAGGCGAAAAGTTTTCAAAACCGAAAAAAGTTTTCTGTTTCATTTCACCCAAGCAGCTTACGATCAAGGAATATTTATTGAGAATAATTCCGAAAAGACTAGTTACTTTCAGGCTTTGTCCATCTACTAAA TTCCATTTTGATTGTTCGAATAATCAGTACGATGGTTACGATTCATTTTCTATCGACGATGGATGTCAACCACCTGTCGAATTAATTTCTTTGTACCGGGATATAATAGCCGCTACGTTTACGTTGTTCCTTTTGAAAAATATAGGGGGAAGCGAAACATTCGCTGACAAGCAAGATTTCTTTTATCATGAAGTTCGAAAGCATCATCAGAAACATTATCATGAAAAGCTTTCGATGAAAGTTCAACGGGACAAATTATTGGAGTCG TCTATGAAAGCCACCAAAGGATTTTCCGTGAGCGATTGGTGCCGGAATTTCGAAATTACCTTTCAAGGGGAACAGG GTGTTGATTGGGGAGGTGTAAGGCGAGAATGGTTCGAACTAATTTGTGCGGCTCTATTCGATTCAGGAAACGGCTTATTCGCGTCCTTTGGAGAATCACAACAAGCTTTAGTACATCCTAATAGTAAACGGCCTCAACACCTTAAACTAAAACACTACGAGTTTGCAGGAAGAATCGTGGGAAAATGCCTATATGAATCCGCGCTTGGTGGCTCCTATCGCCAATTAGTGCGTGCAAGATTCACAAGATCATTTCTTGCACAAATCATAGGCCTCAGAGTGCACTATAAA TATTTCGAGCAAGATGATCCGGACCTATACCTGAGCAAGATAAAATATATTCTTGAGAACGATGTTGAGGAAATGGAATTGTATTTTGTAGAAGAAGAGTACGATAAAGACGGTCAATTATTAAAA GTAGCTGAACTAATCCCAGGTGGTAGCAAGATCCGAGTCACCAACGACACAAAACTGCGTTATTTGGATGCACTGGCGCAACATAGACTCGCCAGTTCTATACGAAACGAAGTAGAACATTTTTTAAGGGGCCTGAACGAGCTAATCCCCGATAACCTTTTAGGCATATTTGATGAAAATGAACTGGAA TTGTTACTGTGTGGGACTGGAGAATACAGCGTTGCAGATCTACGCGCCCATCATATAGCTAATGGAAGTACTCCAGAGTTTCTCAGAGTTCTCGATTGGTTTTGGACAGCAGTTAGTAACTTCACGCGGGAAGAGATGGCCCGATTATTGCAATTCACTACAGGTTGCTCGCAGTTACCACCCGGTGGATTTCAACAACTAAGTCCACGATTTCAGATCACAGCAGCACCAACATTTGCTAATTTGCCTACAGCGCACACTTG CTTTAATCAACTCTGCTTACCCGATTACGAATGTTACGATCACTTTGAACGTGCTTTATTATTAGCGATTAGCGAGGGTACCGAAGGTTTTGGTATGATTTAA
- the LOC117601514 gene encoding apoptosis-resistant E3 ubiquitin protein ligase 1 isoform X3, with protein MQMEVMSLEDVYWVEENTVRTAFGKDLQRWNEARQTLPISKEDLETLKADLWSAVVKNSQHQDAWTWGGMLVVSVSVAGLVTLAAMTQPALAPEAKHSLLQYVTGKYLLPSNCRVHFEWDEPQLVGETMTFTVKFYQRNGQPYPICDKDNLIVEVTEGTRRVATLIELGGTDPLAANTAVVKFTVRHAGQYRIAVLIGSCHVHGSPFLKNFLPGPPDPNKTVFVRQSSTVVCTAGIAHSMTIEPRDEYDNLCIFRNGDSPTEGYQINITQIGNAADKSSVTNCSIQLDYGSPIQRIRLKVSFPKGGCYHATVSLAGLQLHNGDFDIIVLESDVARMVHHNVASKDPDICYAAKLLGMQGEKFSKPKKVFCFISPKQLTIKEYLLRIIPKRLVTFRLCPSTKFHFDCSNNQYDGYDSFSIDDGCQPPVELISLYRDIIAATFTLFLLKNIGGSETFADKQDFFYHEVRKHHQKHYHEKLSMKVQRDKLLESSMKATKGFSVSDWCRNFEITFQGEQGVDWGGVRREWFELICAALFDSGNGLFASFGESQQALVHPNSKRPQHLKLKHYEFAGRIVGKCLYESALGGSYRQLVRARFTRSFLAQIIGLRVHYKYFEQDDPDLYLSKIKYILENDVEEMELYFVEEEYDKDGQLLKVAELIPGGSKIRVTNDTKLRYLDALAQHRLASSIRNEVEHFLRGLNELIPDNLLGIFDENELELLLCGTGEYSVADLRAHHIANGSTPEFLRVLDWFWTAVSNFTREEMARLLQFTTGCSQLPPGGFQQLSPRFQITAAPTFANLPTAHTCFNQLCLPDYECYDHFERALLLAISEGTEGFGMI; from the exons ATGCAGATGGAAGTGATGTCTCTGGAGGACGTGTACTGGGTGGAGGAGAACACGGTACGGACAGCTTTTGGCAAAGATCTACAACGATGGAACGAGGCCAGACAGACATTGCCTATTTCAAAGGAAGATTTAGAAACCCTGAAGGCTGATCTGTGGAGTGCCGTTGTCAAAAACAGCCAACATCAAGACGCCTGGACATGGG GTGGTATGTTGGTAGTTTCTGTGTCGGTAGCAGGGCTAGTGACCCTGGCTGCTATGACACAGCCAGCTCTAGCACCGGAAGCAAAACACTCCCTCCTGCAGTATGTGACTGGAAAGTATTTATTACCAAGCAACTGCCGCGTTCACTTTGAATGGGATGAGCCACAGCTCGTAGGAGAGACAATGACTTTTACCGTGAAG TTCTATCAACGCAACGGCCAACCGTATCCAATCTGCGACAAGGACAATTTAATCGTAGAAGTCACAGAAGGAACGCGAAGGGTGGCTACCCTGATAGAGTTGGGAGGCACCGACCCCTTAGCTGCAAACACCGCAGTGGTCAAGTTTACTGTCCGGCATGCTGGACAATATCGAATAGCCGTACTTATTGGTTCGTGTCACGTACACGGAAGCCCATTTCTTAAGAATTTTCTTCCCG GTCCTCCGGATCCAAACAAGACCGTCTTCGTACGTCAAAGTTCTACGGTAGTTTGTACAGCTGGAATTGCACACTCTATGACGATAGAGCCACGAGATGAATACGATAATTTGTGTATATTTAGAAACGGCGATAGTCCTACGGAAGGATACCAAATCAATATTACTCAG ATTGGCAATGCAGCGGATAAATCATCGGTAACCAATTGTAGTATACAACTCGATTATGGCTCTCCAATTCAAAGGATTCGATTGAAAGTTAGCTTTCCGAAGGGTGGTTGTTATCATGCAACAGTCAGTTTAGCTGGACTACAATTGCATAACGGGGATTTTGACATCATTGTACTCGAAA GTGATGTTGCAAGGATGGTACACCACAACGTGGCCTCAAAAGACCCCGATATTTGTTATGCTGCGAAATTATTGGGTATGCAAGGCGAAAAGTTTTCAAAACCGAAAAAAGTTTTCTGTTTCATTTCACCCAAGCAGCTTACGATCAAGGAATATTTATTGAGAATAATTCCGAAAAGACTAGTTACTTTCAGGCTTTGTCCATCTACTAAA TTCCATTTTGATTGTTCGAATAATCAGTACGATGGTTACGATTCATTTTCTATCGACGATGGATGTCAACCACCTGTCGAATTAATTTCTTTGTACCGGGATATAATAGCCGCTACGTTTACGTTGTTCCTTTTGAAAAATATAGGGGGAAGCGAAACATTCGCTGACAAGCAAGATTTCTTTTATCATGAAGTTCGAAAGCATCATCAGAAACATTATCATGAAAAGCTTTCGATGAAAGTTCAACGGGACAAATTATTGGAGTCG TCTATGAAAGCCACCAAAGGATTTTCCGTGAGCGATTGGTGCCGGAATTTCGAAATTACCTTTCAAGGGGAACAGG GTGTTGATTGGGGAGGTGTAAGGCGAGAATGGTTCGAACTAATTTGTGCGGCTCTATTCGATTCAGGAAACGGCTTATTCGCGTCCTTTGGAGAATCACAACAAGCTTTAGTACATCCTAATAGTAAACGGCCTCAACACCTTAAACTAAAACACTACGAGTTTGCAGGAAGAATCGTGGGAAAATGCCTATATGAATCCGCGCTTGGTGGCTCCTATCGCCAATTAGTGCGTGCAAGATTCACAAGATCATTTCTTGCACAAATCATAGGCCTCAGAGTGCACTATAAA TATTTCGAGCAAGATGATCCGGACCTATACCTGAGCAAGATAAAATATATTCTTGAGAACGATGTTGAGGAAATGGAATTGTATTTTGTAGAAGAAGAGTACGATAAAGACGGTCAATTATTAAAA GTAGCTGAACTAATCCCAGGTGGTAGCAAGATCCGAGTCACCAACGACACAAAACTGCGTTATTTGGATGCACTGGCGCAACATAGACTCGCCAGTTCTATACGAAACGAAGTAGAACATTTTTTAAGGGGCCTGAACGAGCTAATCCCCGATAACCTTTTAGGCATATTTGATGAAAATGAACTGGAA TTGTTACTGTGTGGGACTGGAGAATACAGCGTTGCAGATCTACGCGCCCATCATATAGCTAATGGAAGTACTCCAGAGTTTCTCAGAGTTCTCGATTGGTTTTGGACAGCAGTTAGTAACTTCACGCGGGAAGAGATGGCCCGATTATTGCAATTCACTACAGGTTGCTCGCAGTTACCACCCGGTGGATTTCAACAACTAAGTCCACGATTTCAGATCACAGCAGCACCAACATTTGCTAATTTGCCTACAGCGCACACTTG CTTTAATCAACTCTGCTTACCCGATTACGAATGTTACGATCACTTTGAACGTGCTTTATTATTAGCGATTAGCGAGGGTACCGAAGGTTTTGGTATGATTTAA
- the LOC117601531 gene encoding uncharacterized protein LOC117601531, whose protein sequence is MRCTSFILLLCILNCIALAYTKCTVSKQERGSAARLQCSNVTLAMVSNQNTTDVLSIMILNSNIRYIPKGAFVRYARTLQSLNINNCDVLDIDPAAFEGLTSLKKLSLSNNKITQVKGEWFKDTVYLEQLDLSFNQVIKFEPAIFGKLLLLKRLDVKENLLTCLDPSTLPGGIDKVLFSGNPLTFTCRAKLTLWMRDHGVNYKTEESEKEAWLDKLLWLCAINDASVAESEVLMKECVILNLFNQLRTGLSSAESYPLSVSQECVNARNLLTSCIVTQSQRSSQAFTNGNAIKNLLLYLYQARTSI, encoded by the exons ATGCGGTGCACGTCGTTCATTCTTCTGCTGTGCATTCTCAACTGCATCGCGCTCGCGTACACGAAATGCACCGTGAGCAAACAGGAACGAG GATCTGCCGCTCGTTTGCAATGTTCCAACGTCACTCTGGCAATGGTATCGAACCAAAATACAACCGACGTGTTGTCGATAATGATCTTGAACTCAAATATACGGTACATTCCGAAAGGAGCATTTGTAAGATACGCCAGGACCTTGCAGTCACTGAACATCAATAACTGCGACGTATTAGACATCGATCCTGCTGCATTCGAAGGGTTGACCAGCTTGAAGAAACTCAGTTTATCAAACAACAAGATTACGCAAGTGAAGGGGGAATGGTTCAAGGATACCGTGTACTTGGAACAGTTGGACCTGTCGTTTAATCAAGTTATCAAGTTCGAGCCAGCGATCTTCGGCAAGCTGTTACTTCTCAAGCGACTCGACGTTAAAGAGAATCTTTTAACTTGTTTGGATCCTTCTACGCTGCCTGGAGGTATCGACAAGGTCCTCTTCTCTGGGAATCCTCTAACTTTTACATGTCGAGCCAAG CTAACTCTGTGGATGCGGGATCATGGCGTAAACTACAAGACCGAAGAGAGTGAGAAGGAAGCGTGGTTGGATAAGCTCCTTTGGCTCTGCGCCATCAACGACGCGAGTGTGGCCGAATCGGAGGTCCTGATGAAAGAATGCGTTATCCTGAACCTGTTCAATCAGCTCCGTACAGGATTGAGCTCTGCGGAATCTTACCCTCTATCAGTGTCCCAGGAGTGTGTCAACGCGAGGAATCTTCTGACTAGTTGCATAGTCACGCAGTCTCAGAGATCATCTCAGGCGTTCACGAATGGAAACGCGATTAAAAATCTTCTTCTATATTTGTATCAGGCTAGGACGAGTATTTGA